From one Bacteroides intestinalis DSM 17393 genomic stretch:
- the speD gene encoding adenosylmethionine decarboxylase, producing the protein MVTALKKEGIRLGTWEQCGGGIKLTLAGKSYSEQVLGYENIDIGLYRKLMTSEEARVTYANILCEKYGVAFDERPSADVTLDQAQCTIRTAFRRALLCLTHVVLVGKHILCLGDDDFVSLAIGFLLKELYPTQNVYPTNIHVIDLDRRYIDFLQKQAKLYALPIKCEQGDLRMPLPTHLLGRFDCLFTDPPYTQEGASLFLSRAISTLKEEQGLKIFFSFGNKSIDEGYLLQKSFQLHGLSIKDILVQFNEYEGASSLGNKGQLFVLETTNRTRAVFPVEKKGRNDIYTRDRHPKQNSYRCKQCGQTYLVGSDKDFQTIKDLKEHGCLMCKCHIFQRQHKKKNPIVSKYHSLGHHILADFYDCSNELLDDVVQVRIYMHEAAIKAGATIVQENFHKFAPMGVSGVIVIQESHLTIHTWPECRYAAVDLFTCGTNVNAWAAFDYLQEKLGSGNVEYSDLVRGSKNS; encoded by the coding sequence ATGGTAACTGCATTAAAGAAAGAAGGTATCAGACTCGGAACATGGGAACAATGTGGTGGTGGAATAAAGCTAACTCTTGCCGGAAAAAGCTATAGTGAGCAGGTGCTTGGTTACGAAAATATAGATATTGGTTTGTATCGAAAATTGATGACAAGTGAAGAGGCAAGGGTAACATACGCGAATATCCTTTGTGAGAAATATGGAGTTGCTTTTGATGAACGTCCATCTGCTGACGTGACTCTGGATCAAGCCCAATGTACTATCCGAACAGCATTCCGCCGTGCTTTACTTTGTCTGACTCATGTGGTCTTAGTAGGTAAACATATACTCTGTTTAGGTGATGATGATTTTGTTAGTCTTGCCATTGGTTTCTTATTAAAAGAACTTTACCCTACTCAAAATGTCTATCCGACAAATATCCATGTGATTGATCTGGACAGACGTTATATTGACTTTCTACAGAAACAAGCGAAACTGTATGCATTACCGATAAAGTGTGAGCAAGGTGATTTACGAATGCCTCTTCCTACACATTTGTTAGGTCGTTTTGATTGTCTATTTACTGATCCGCCATATACTCAGGAAGGAGCATCTTTATTCCTTTCACGTGCCATCAGTACATTAAAAGAAGAGCAAGGCCTAAAGATTTTCTTTTCGTTTGGGAATAAGTCGATTGACGAAGGCTACTTATTGCAGAAAAGTTTCCAATTGCACGGTTTATCAATCAAAGATATTCTCGTGCAATTCAATGAATACGAAGGAGCCTCTTCATTAGGCAACAAAGGCCAATTATTCGTACTGGAAACAACGAATCGTACCAGAGCAGTTTTTCCTGTCGAGAAGAAAGGGCGTAACGATATATACACGAGAGATAGGCATCCTAAACAAAATAGTTATCGTTGCAAGCAATGCGGACAAACATATTTAGTAGGGAGTGACAAAGATTTCCAAACTATTAAGGATTTGAAAGAACATGGTTGTCTGATGTGTAAGTGCCACATTTTTCAACGACAGCATAAAAAAAAGAATCCGATAGTTTCCAAATACCACTCTTTGGGACATCATATTCTTGCCGATTTTTATGATTGTAGCAACGAATTACTTGATGATGTAGTACAAGTGCGTATTTATATGCATGAAGCAGCTATAAAAGCCGGAGCTACAATTGTTCAAGAGAATTTTCACAAGTTTGCTCCTATGGGAGTGAGTGGTGTTATTGTTATTCAAGAATCTCATCTGACCATACACACTTGGCCAGAGTGTCGTTATGCGGCTGTCGATCTGTTTACGTGCGGAACAAATGTTAATGCATGGGCTGCTTTTGATTATTTACAAGAAAAATTAGGCTCTGGTAATGTTGAGTACAGCGACTTGGTGAGAGGATCGAAGAACTCATGA
- the istB gene encoding IS21-like element helper ATPase IstB: protein METNNLTAPIAVEKDRNTLTIELMNRMKLHGMAAAFTESLTSTMAETMTIDSFLHMLLAREWDYRANAAIQRLIRGAAFRYKACLEQIDYAIPRGLDRNQMERLASLEFIRKGQNLFITGSSGTGKSFLATAMGYEACKKGIRTYYANAPKLMGTLKVAKVKGTLESELKRIERSTLLILDDLFLVNLDAKERPILLDIIEDRHGRKSIIITSQLPTDNWYDAIGDPTVADAIMDRIIHTAHRIELTGESVRKMAAYRGK from the coding sequence ATGGAAACAAATAATCTTACCGCACCGATAGCTGTCGAAAAAGACCGCAACACGTTGACAATCGAACTGATGAACCGTATGAAGCTGCACGGCATGGCCGCCGCCTTCACTGAAAGCCTGACCTCCACTATGGCAGAAACAATGACAATCGACTCTTTCCTGCACATGTTACTTGCCAGGGAATGGGACTACCGTGCCAATGCAGCCATCCAACGCCTTATACGCGGGGCGGCGTTCCGCTACAAGGCCTGCCTCGAGCAGATAGACTATGCAATCCCGCGTGGCCTTGACCGCAATCAGATGGAGCGGCTTGCATCGCTGGAGTTCATCCGCAAGGGACAGAACCTCTTCATCACAGGGTCATCCGGTACCGGGAAGAGCTTCCTTGCCACAGCAATGGGGTATGAAGCCTGCAAGAAGGGCATACGGACATATTATGCGAATGCTCCGAAACTTATGGGTACGCTTAAGGTGGCAAAAGTAAAAGGCACACTGGAATCGGAACTCAAGAGAATCGAACGGAGCACGCTGCTCATATTGGATGACCTCTTCCTTGTGAACCTTGATGCCAAGGAACGCCCCATCCTGCTCGATATAATAGAGGACCGACATGGGCGCAAGTCCATCATCATCACCTCGCAACTGCCAACGGACAATTGGTATGATGCAATCGGAGACCCTACAGTAGCAGATGCCATTATGGATCGTATTATACATACGGCGCACCGGATTGAGCTGACAGGAGAAAGTGTCCGTAAAATGGCTGCATACAGAGGGAAATAA
- the istA gene encoding IS21 family transposase, whose amino-acid sequence MTTKIANILQCYALGMGIKQISRSFELSRNTVRRYVRLFQECGIPIKELAAMPSARIQEMFSEGVGRNREPSQRQLELEALLPEYAARLSRRGVTVKTLYEEYRETHPDGYRHASFGNYLMRYRMVTHVVGHVEHYAGDQMYIDFAGDKLEVVDSESGECRSVEVFVAILPCSHYTYCEAVWSQSRQDLIKACENALHFYGGVPMAIVPDNLKSAVTRSDRNEPVINEEFAAFAEHYGCTVYPTRVRHPKDKALVENAVKLLYRSVYADIEGLVFHSLESLNAAISESLSAFNGRRMSGRPQSRREQFEQIESDCLRPLPAIRHQMKERRSATVMRNGYVTFRLHHYSVPKEYIGKRVEIVYDADTLEIYHGLRLVTTHQRDDTPYSYTTKDAHGLPGRHGSYEKDLEQIYERAGQTDNVLRLYLRKVAELKKYPPAAFRSCRGIMALEKTFGLERLVAASACATQLRLYGYQEIRRILERGDDADFLSKDDIDDEVPVTSIHKNIRGAAYFAQLKHLNRDNNGNK is encoded by the coding sequence ATGACAACAAAGATAGCAAACATCCTCCAATGTTACGCATTGGGGATGGGGATAAAGCAGATAAGCAGGAGCTTTGAGCTTTCCCGCAACACGGTGCGCAGATATGTGCGCCTGTTTCAAGAGTGTGGTATACCGATAAAGGAGTTGGCCGCCATGCCTTCCGCTCGCATCCAGGAAATGTTCTCTGAAGGTGTTGGCCGTAACAGGGAACCGTCACAACGCCAGCTTGAGCTTGAGGCACTCCTTCCTGAGTATGCTGCCCGGCTTAGCCGCCGAGGCGTAACAGTGAAAACCCTGTACGAAGAGTACCGCGAGACCCATCCTGACGGATACAGACATGCCAGTTTCGGCAACTATCTCATGCGTTACCGTATGGTGACACATGTCGTAGGCCATGTCGAGCATTATGCCGGAGACCAGATGTATATCGACTTCGCCGGTGACAAACTGGAAGTCGTTGACAGTGAAAGCGGTGAATGTCGCAGCGTTGAAGTGTTCGTGGCCATACTTCCGTGCAGCCACTATACCTATTGTGAGGCGGTCTGGTCCCAGTCAAGGCAGGACTTGATTAAGGCGTGTGAGAACGCGCTTCATTTTTACGGCGGGGTTCCGATGGCGATCGTACCAGACAACCTCAAATCGGCGGTAACCCGCAGCGACCGTAACGAGCCGGTAATCAACGAGGAGTTTGCGGCATTTGCCGAACACTACGGATGTACCGTATACCCCACACGGGTACGTCATCCAAAGGACAAGGCCTTGGTGGAGAATGCCGTGAAGCTGCTTTACCGATCCGTCTACGCTGACATCGAGGGTCTTGTATTCCACTCGCTGGAGTCTCTGAATGCGGCCATATCCGAATCGCTCTCGGCCTTCAACGGACGCAGGATGAGCGGGCGTCCCCAGTCCAGACGGGAACAGTTCGAGCAGATTGAGTCCGACTGCCTCCGCCCGCTTCCCGCCATACGCCATCAGATGAAAGAGCGACGCTCCGCAACAGTAATGCGTAACGGCTATGTCACCTTCAGGCTTCACCATTACAGCGTACCGAAAGAGTATATAGGCAAACGTGTCGAGATTGTCTATGATGCGGACACGCTGGAAATATATCATGGCCTGCGTCTGGTGACCACACACCAGCGCGATGACACGCCATACTCCTATACGACCAAGGATGCCCACGGACTGCCCGGACGTCATGGAAGTTATGAAAAGGATCTGGAACAGATTTACGAACGGGCCGGCCAGACAGATAACGTCCTGCGGCTGTATCTGCGCAAGGTGGCGGAACTCAAGAAGTATCCTCCCGCGGCGTTCCGTTCATGCAGAGGCATCATGGCGTTGGAGAAGACCTTCGGGCTGGAACGGTTGGTGGCGGCAAGCGCATGCGCCACGCAACTGCGCCTATACGGATATCAGGAGATAAGGCGGATCCTTGAACGCGGGGATGATGCAGACTTCCTGTCAAAAGACGACATCGACGATGAGGTCCCCGTAACATCTATCCACAAAAACATCCGCGGAGCAGCCTACTTCGCACAATTAAAACATTTAAATAGAGACAACAATGGAAACAAATAA
- a CDS encoding sigma-70 family RNA polymerase sigma factor → MRQLKITKSITNRESASLDKYLQEIGREDLITVEEEVELAQRIRKGDRIALEKLTRANLRFVVSVAKQYQNQGLSLPDLINEGNLGLIKAAEKFDETRGFKFISYAVWWIRQSILQALAEQSRIVRLPLNQVGSLNKISKAFSKFEQENERRPSPEELADELEIPVDKISDTLKVSGRHISVDAPFVEGEDNSLLDVLVNDDSPMADRSLVNESLAREIDRALSTLTDREKEIIQMFFGIGQQEMTLEEIGDKFGLTRERVRQIKEKAIRRLRQSNRSKLLKSYLG, encoded by the coding sequence ATGAGACAACTTAAGATTACAAAAAGTATCACTAACAGAGAGAGCGCTTCTCTTGACAAGTATTTGCAGGAAATCGGTCGCGAAGACCTCATAACTGTCGAAGAAGAGGTAGAGCTCGCTCAACGCATCCGTAAGGGTGACCGTATCGCACTGGAGAAGTTGACACGTGCCAATCTGCGTTTCGTTGTATCTGTGGCCAAGCAGTACCAGAACCAAGGTTTGAGTTTGCCCGACTTGATTAACGAGGGTAATTTAGGACTGATCAAGGCCGCTGAAAAGTTCGATGAAACACGTGGTTTCAAATTCATTAGTTATGCTGTATGGTGGATACGTCAGTCCATTTTGCAGGCTTTGGCAGAGCAGTCGCGTATTGTGCGTCTTCCGTTGAACCAGGTAGGATCGCTGAACAAGATCAGCAAAGCATTCTCCAAGTTTGAACAGGAAAATGAACGTCGCCCGTCTCCCGAAGAGTTGGCAGATGAACTAGAAATCCCTGTTGATAAAATCTCCGATACATTGAAGGTATCCGGACGCCATATTTCGGTAGACGCACCTTTCGTGGAAGGAGAAGACAACAGCTTGCTGGATGTGTTAGTAAACGACGACTCTCCTATGGCGGATCGCTCTTTGGTGAACGAGTCTCTTGCGAGGGAAATTGATAGAGCACTTTCTACGTTAACCGATAGGGAAAAAGAAATCATACAGATGTTTTTCGGTATCGGACAACAAGAAATGACATTGGAAGAAATCGGCGACAAATTCGGTTTGACCCGTGAACGTGTACGCCAGATTAAAGAAAAAGCAATTAGAAGATTAAGACAAAGTAATCGTAGTAAATTGCTCAAGTCTTATTTGGGATAA
- a CDS encoding trypsin-like peptidase domain-containing protein has protein sequence MKQTTKNILGVAAIVLLSSGVAGLTAYKMLQKNTPADSTAAFSDMFQQNPNVRLASYNAVDAQPVDLTQAAENSVHAVVHIRSTQASKVQEVEVRDPFSDFFGEFFGGRGGTQRRQVQTPERTGFGSGVIISKDGYIVTNNHVIAGADEISVTLNDNRQLKGRIIGTDEVTDLALIKIEGDDFPTIPVGDSDALKVGEWVLAVGNPFNLTSTVTAGIVSAKARSLGMGQQTGTESIESYIQTDAAINQGNSGGALVNARGELVGINAALFSPTGSNTGYGFAIPTSIMKKVVADLKQFGTVQRVKLGVAVTPLVEEPGDTQRPVDKSGKKLSEFKKEAREKSGVVDGLLVGEIVEGSSAAGADIKVDDVLIGIDDKPIHKFADLQEALAKHRPGDKVKVKLIRDKKEKTVEVTLKNEQGTTKVVKDAGMDILGAAFRPIPDELKKQLNLGYGLEVTGVNSGKMGAAGIRKGFIILKANGVQMKTVEDLEKVMKEATKSPDQVLFITGMFPSGKRANYAVDLTQE, from the coding sequence ATGAAACAGACAACAAAAAACATTCTTGGGGTTGCAGCTATTGTACTTCTCAGTTCAGGAGTAGCAGGTTTAACCGCCTATAAGATGCTGCAAAAAAATACGCCTGCTGATAGTACTGCTGCATTTAGTGATATGTTCCAGCAGAATCCGAACGTACGTTTGGCCTCTTATAATGCCGTTGATGCGCAACCTGTAGATTTGACGCAAGCAGCAGAAAATTCAGTTCACGCCGTGGTACATATTCGTTCTACTCAAGCTTCCAAAGTTCAGGAAGTAGAAGTTAGAGACCCGTTCTCTGATTTCTTCGGTGAATTTTTTGGTGGTCGGGGTGGTACACAAAGACGACAGGTTCAGACTCCTGAACGTACAGGTTTTGGTTCCGGTGTCATCATCTCTAAAGACGGATATATCGTAACGAATAATCACGTAATTGCCGGTGCGGATGAAATCAGTGTAACGCTGAATGACAACCGTCAGCTTAAAGGACGTATCATTGGTACGGATGAAGTCACGGACCTTGCCTTGATTAAAATAGAGGGAGATGATTTTCCTACTATTCCGGTAGGTGACTCCGATGCATTGAAAGTTGGTGAATGGGTGCTTGCTGTAGGTAATCCGTTTAATCTGACTTCTACAGTGACTGCAGGTATTGTTAGTGCTAAAGCACGCTCGTTAGGAATGGGGCAGCAGACTGGTACGGAAAGCATTGAGTCGTACATCCAGACTGATGCTGCTATTAATCAAGGTAATAGTGGGGGGGCTTTGGTAAATGCACGCGGTGAATTGGTTGGTATCAATGCTGCTCTTTTCTCTCCGACGGGATCAAATACGGGTTATGGTTTTGCCATTCCTACCAGTATCATGAAGAAAGTTGTTGCTGACTTGAAACAATTCGGTACAGTTCAACGTGTAAAACTGGGTGTTGCTGTTACTCCGCTTGTAGAAGAACCGGGTGATACTCAACGTCCGGTAGATAAGAGTGGCAAGAAATTGAGTGAATTTAAAAAGGAAGCTCGTGAAAAATCAGGTGTTGTTGATGGCCTTTTAGTAGGAGAAATCGTAGAAGGTAGTTCTGCTGCAGGTGCCGATATCAAGGTTGACGACGTTCTTATCGGTATTGACGATAAACCTATTCATAAATTTGCCGATTTACAGGAAGCTTTGGCAAAACATCGTCCCGGTGATAAGGTTAAAGTGAAATTGATACGTGATAAGAAAGAAAAGACTGTTGAAGTGACGCTGAAAAATGAACAAGGTACTACAAAAGTAGTAAAAGATGCAGGAATGGATATTCTTGGTGCAGCTTTCCGTCCTATACCTGATGAATTGAAGAAACAACTGAATCTGGGTTATGGTCTTGAAGTAACAGGTGTTAACAGTGGCAAGATGGGAGCTGCCGGTATTCGTAAAGGCTTCATTATCTTAAAAGCCAATGGCGTACAGATGAAAACTGTAGAGGACTTGGAAAAGGTCATGAAAGAAGCTACGAAGTCTCCGGATCAGGTACTCTTTATTACAGGTATGTTCCCGTCAGGTAAACGTGCTAATTATGCGGTAGATTTGACTCAAGAATAA
- a CDS encoding transglutaminase-like domain-containing protein, whose translation MKKVLYAAALFFLATACTTKSENKPYTWEEDLHQRLLTDFSRTETEVKDYIRKYIPDVTDEQMRQWEASKALECMTLDGEKRYFRNAGPNLFRVDSACYKIKAAKDGVSFSGSEKVNMENLPEVIASVKKSGNPITTPKRMRVTYTLTVDSNAVPAGELIRCWLPYPRTDQPRQQDVKFIAASEPEYTFSPQNCLHSTLYMEKRAVQDEPTVFSESFEYTANAEWHNLKPEDVQPYDTTSSIYKEYTAEREKHIIFSPRMRQLAAKLTEGETNPFLKAKRIFRWVNDNFPWASAREYSTIENIPEYVLDNNKGDCGQVSLLFITLCRISGIPAHFQSGFMMHPKAWNLHDWAEIYFEGIGWVPVDQSFGIPTFARNADEEYFFLGGIDSWRMIVNSDYGMPLMPEKKYPRSETVDFQRGEVEWEGGNLYFPKWDYHMDIEYLDN comes from the coding sequence ATGAAAAAAGTATTGTATGCCGCCGCTCTATTCTTCTTGGCCACTGCTTGTACTACGAAATCCGAAAACAAGCCTTACACCTGGGAAGAAGACCTGCATCAACGTCTCCTTACCGATTTCTCTCGTACAGAAACTGAAGTGAAAGACTACATCCGCAAGTATATTCCTGATGTTACTGATGAGCAAATGCGTCAATGGGAAGCTTCCAAGGCTTTGGAATGTATGACACTGGATGGCGAGAAACGTTATTTCCGCAATGCCGGGCCTAACTTATTCCGCGTGGACTCTGCCTGCTATAAGATAAAAGCTGCGAAAGACGGTGTTTCTTTTAGTGGAAGTGAAAAGGTGAATATGGAAAATCTGCCTGAAGTTATTGCAAGTGTGAAGAAGAGTGGTAATCCGATTACAACCCCTAAACGGATGCGTGTCACCTATACTCTTACTGTAGACAGTAATGCTGTTCCTGCCGGAGAGTTGATTCGTTGCTGGCTTCCTTATCCGCGTACTGACCAGCCACGACAACAGGATGTGAAGTTTATTGCTGCCAGCGAACCGGAATATACGTTTTCTCCGCAGAATTGCCTTCACAGCACTCTTTATATGGAGAAACGTGCCGTGCAGGATGAGCCGACCGTATTCTCCGAAAGCTTTGAGTATACTGCCAATGCTGAATGGCATAATCTGAAGCCGGAAGATGTTCAGCCTTATGACACGACCTCCTCTATATATAAGGAATATACGGCCGAGCGTGAGAAGCATATCATCTTTTCACCGCGTATGCGTCAGCTTGCTGCCAAATTGACAGAGGGTGAAACCAATCCCTTCTTAAAGGCTAAACGCATCTTTCGTTGGGTGAATGATAACTTTCCCTGGGCTTCTGCACGTGAATACTCTACAATAGAGAATATCCCCGAATATGTTCTGGATAACAATAAGGGCGATTGCGGTCAGGTTAGTCTGTTGTTCATTACACTTTGTCGTATCAGTGGCATTCCTGCGCATTTCCAAAGCGGTTTCATGATGCATCCCAAAGCGTGGAATCTGCATGACTGGGCAGAGATCTATTTTGAAGGTATCGGTTGGGTACCTGTAGATCAATCATTTGGTATTCCTACTTTCGCCCGTAATGCAGATGAAGAATATTTCTTCCTGGGGGGCATCGACTCCTGGCGTATGATTGTGAATAGTGACTACGGTATGCCTTTGATGCCCGAAAAGAAATATCCCCGCAGTGAAACCGTTGACTTCCAGCGTGGTGAAGTGGAATGGGAGGGAGGCAATCTTTACTTCCCGAAATGGGATTATCACATGGATATAGAATACCTTGATAATTAA
- a CDS encoding dipeptide epimerase, with amino-acid sequence MQNRRDFLKTEAFAALGSSVAINNVFAGESTPSLFNINKSGVNARMKLRFFPYELKLRHVFTVATYSRTTTPDVQVEIEYDGITGYGEASMPPYLQKELGTMESVMAFLKKVQDVIGQFPDPFQLEDILAYVDKLSPGDAAAKAAVDIALHDLVGKLLQAPWYKIWGLDKDKAPSTTFTIGIDTPKVVREKTKECADQFNILKVKLGRENDKEMIETIRSVTSLPIAVDANQGWTDKHYAIDMIHWLHEKGIVMIEQPMPKTQLDDIAWVTQQSPLPIFADESLQRLSDVAGLKGAFHGINIKLMKCTGMREGWKMVTLARALGMKVMVGCMTETSCACSAAAQFSPAVDFADLDGNLLIANDRFKGMEVIKGKITLPDLPGIGVVKL; translated from the coding sequence ATGCAAAACAGAAGAGATTTCCTGAAAACAGAGGCTTTCGCTGCATTAGGTTCCAGTGTGGCTATTAACAATGTATTTGCAGGGGAAAGCACCCCGTCTCTGTTCAATATCAATAAAAGTGGTGTGAATGCCAGGATGAAATTGCGTTTCTTCCCGTATGAGTTGAAGTTGCGCCATGTATTTACGGTGGCTACTTACTCACGCACCACAACTCCTGATGTACAAGTAGAGATTGAATATGATGGAATTACCGGTTATGGCGAAGCATCCATGCCGCCCTATCTGCAGAAAGAGTTGGGTACAATGGAAAGTGTAATGGCTTTCCTGAAGAAAGTGCAGGATGTCATCGGGCAGTTTCCTGATCCTTTCCAGTTGGAAGATATTCTGGCTTATGTGGATAAACTTTCGCCGGGAGATGCTGCTGCTAAAGCGGCTGTAGATATTGCATTGCATGATCTTGTGGGAAAATTGCTGCAAGCCCCGTGGTATAAGATTTGGGGGCTGGATAAGGACAAAGCCCCTTCTACTACTTTCACTATCGGCATTGATACACCCAAGGTGGTACGTGAGAAAACGAAGGAATGTGCGGATCAGTTCAATATCCTCAAAGTAAAACTGGGACGTGAGAATGACAAGGAGATGATTGAAACCATTCGTTCCGTAACCAGTCTTCCTATTGCCGTAGATGCTAATCAGGGTTGGACGGATAAACATTATGCTATCGACATGATACATTGGCTTCATGAAAAAGGAATTGTAATGATTGAACAACCAATGCCTAAGACCCAGTTGGATGACATAGCTTGGGTGACGCAGCAAAGTCCGTTGCCTATCTTTGCCGATGAATCTTTGCAACGGCTGAGCGATGTGGCTGGTTTGAAAGGTGCATTCCATGGCATCAATATTAAGTTGATGAAATGTACAGGTATGCGCGAGGGCTGGAAGATGGTGACATTGGCGCGTGCTTTGGGTATGAAAGTGATGGTGGGATGCATGACAGAAACATCGTGTGCATGTTCCGCCGCCGCTCAATTCTCTCCTGCAGTTGATTTTGCCGATCTGGATGGCAATCTGCTTATTGCTAACGACCGTTTCAAAGGTATGGAAGTGATAAAGGGTAAGATTACATTGCCCGATTTGCCGGGTATCGGAGTTGTGAAACTATAA
- a CDS encoding C40 family peptidase produces MKRLIPIVSLFLFASLCSAASEVGDRTIPADVAQLSDSLKHQYAPDKRVALFDVDYSFAGKNVMLRGVTTSPEAKAALLNGLSKANYKVMDCLQVLPDEVGLEGKTYGIINVSVSNLRVEPDFSSEMMTQGLMGMPIRVLQRDGWYRIQTPDNYIAWVHRVGIHPVTKEELHAWNAAEKIVVTSHYGFVYSEPNQTSQAVSDVVAGNRLKWEGSKGAYYKVAYPDGRTGYISKSISMPESRWRASLKQDAASIIHTAHTLMGVPYLWAGTSSKGIDCSGFMRTILFIHDIIIPRDASQQAYVGEHIDIAPDFSNLQPGDLIFFGRKATADRKERVVHVGMYIGDKRFIHSQGDVHVSSFDPADELFDEYNLGRLLFATRVLPYIDKEESLNTTATNPYYE; encoded by the coding sequence ATGAAAAGACTTATTCCTATCGTCTCCCTGTTCCTTTTCGCTTCGTTATGTTCGGCGGCTTCGGAAGTCGGGGACAGGACTATTCCTGCTGATGTGGCACAATTATCCGACAGTTTGAAACATCAGTATGCCCCGGACAAACGAGTGGCACTTTTTGATGTAGATTATTCCTTTGCCGGTAAAAATGTGATGTTACGTGGTGTAACCACCTCTCCTGAAGCGAAGGCAGCTCTTCTCAATGGATTGTCGAAAGCCAATTATAAGGTGATGGACTGTCTGCAGGTATTGCCGGATGAGGTTGGGCTGGAAGGAAAAACATATGGTATCATTAATGTATCAGTATCCAATCTTCGTGTAGAACCGGATTTCTCATCCGAAATGATGACGCAGGGATTGATGGGAATGCCCATCCGCGTGTTGCAACGCGACGGCTGGTATCGCATTCAGACACCGGATAATTACATTGCCTGGGTGCACCGTGTAGGTATTCATCCGGTCACTAAAGAAGAACTTCATGCCTGGAATGCGGCAGAGAAAATTGTGGTGACTTCTCATTACGGCTTCGTGTATTCCGAACCTAATCAAACTTCCCAGGCTGTTTCTGATGTGGTTGCAGGTAACCGTTTGAAGTGGGAGGGAAGCAAAGGTGCTTACTATAAAGTTGCTTATCCTGATGGACGGACGGGGTATATCTCAAAATCCATCTCTATGCCGGAAAGTAGATGGCGGGCTTCTTTGAAACAAGATGCTGCCAGTATTATCCATACGGCACACACATTAATGGGCGTTCCATATCTTTGGGCGGGTACTTCTTCCAAAGGAATTGATTGTAGCGGTTTCATGCGTACCATTCTGTTCATACATGATATTATTATTCCGCGTGATGCTTCGCAACAAGCCTATGTGGGCGAGCATATCGATATTGCTCCTGATTTTAGTAACCTGCAACCGGGGGATTTGATTTTCTTCGGCCGTAAAGCTACGGCAGATCGTAAAGAGCGTGTGGTACATGTGGGAATGTATATTGGGGATAAACGGTTCATTCATTCACAGGGAGATGTGCATGTCAGTAGTTTTGATCCTGCCGACGAACTCTTTGATGAATATAACCTCGGACGGCTGTTGTTTGCTACGCGTGTGTTACCTTATATAGATAAGGAAGAATCCCTGAATACAACGGCAACAAACCCTTATTATGAATAA